A genomic stretch from Methylophilus medardicus includes:
- a CDS encoding formate dehydrogenase subunit delta produces MEVDKLIKMANQIGDFFEANPNVEEAKLDIASHLKKFWNSVMIESLVVHVQQQQGQGLHPRVIAAIEQHLKH; encoded by the coding sequence ATGGAAGTCGATAAACTAATTAAAATGGCCAATCAGATTGGGGATTTTTTTGAGGCGAATCCAAACGTCGAGGAAGCCAAACTCGATATTGCCAGCCATTTGAAAAAATTCTGGAACTCGGTCATGATTGAATCACTGGTGGTGCATGTGCAGCAACAGCAGGGTCAGGGTTTGCATCCGCGCGTGATTGCTGCCATTGAGCAGCACCTCAAGCATTAA
- a CDS encoding TlpA disulfide reductase family protein has translation MRFNLFKVWSTVCLWLLVVNIGVATESSVPWVMRDMAGHVHQLSAYKGKWLIVNYWAPWCPPCLQEMPELVTFYDAHMKQNVMVLGVAVQYQDEKSVKTYVDDMLISYPIILGQAPKQVLLTPEVLPTTYIYAPDGTLYKVKRGALSRLWLEALLKEAASTPPKNALN, from the coding sequence GTGCGATTTAATCTTTTTAAAGTCTGGTCGACTGTTTGTCTATGGTTGCTAGTAGTCAATATCGGCGTGGCCACAGAGTCGTCTGTGCCATGGGTGATGCGGGATATGGCAGGGCATGTCCATCAACTGTCCGCTTACAAGGGCAAGTGGTTGATTGTGAATTACTGGGCGCCTTGGTGTCCACCGTGTCTGCAAGAGATGCCAGAGCTGGTAACGTTTTATGACGCGCACATGAAGCAAAATGTAATGGTGCTAGGCGTGGCAGTGCAATATCAAGATGAAAAATCCGTCAAAACTTATGTGGACGACATGCTGATTTCATACCCGATTATTCTAGGCCAAGCACCAAAACAGGTCTTGCTGACGCCTGAAGTACTGCCAACCACTTATATTTATGCGCCGGATGGAACGCTCTACAAAGTGAAACGCGGCGCCTTGAGCCGGCTTTGGTTAGAGGCCTTACTCAAGGAGGCCGCGTCTACGCCGCCAAAAAATGCGCTCAACTAA
- the rho gene encoding transcription termination factor Rho: MHLSDLKHLPVTELVEMAIANDIENASRMRKQDLIFAILKNKAKKGDSIFGDGTLEVLPDGFGFLRSPDTSYLAGPDDIYVSPSQIRRFNLHTGDSIQGEIRTPKDGERYFALVKVDSVNNEAPENTKHKILFENLTPLFPTVPLKLERDIRGEENITSRVIDMIAPIGKGQRALLVASPKSGKTVMLQNIAHAITANHPDCIMIVLLIDERPEEVTEMTRSVRGEVVASTFDEPATRHVQVAEMVLEKAKRLIEHKKDVVILLDSITRLARAYNTVIPSSGKVLTGGVDANALQKPKRFFGAARNVEEGGSLTIIATALVDTGSRMDDVIYEEFKGTGNMEIHLDRRMAEKRTYPAINVNKSGTRREELLLDKDVLQKIWVLRKLLYPMDDLEAMEFLLDKIKATKSNNDFFDSMRRG, translated from the coding sequence ATGCACTTATCCGACCTCAAACATCTCCCCGTGACCGAACTGGTCGAAATGGCCATTGCGAATGACATTGAAAATGCCAGCCGCATGCGCAAGCAAGATCTCATCTTTGCCATCTTAAAAAACAAGGCCAAAAAAGGCGACAGCATTTTTGGTGATGGCACGCTGGAGGTTCTCCCTGACGGGTTTGGCTTTTTGCGCTCGCCAGATACTTCTTATTTGGCTGGTCCGGATGATATTTACGTTTCGCCATCGCAAATCCGCCGCTTCAACCTGCACACGGGTGACAGTATTCAAGGCGAAATCCGCACGCCTAAGGATGGTGAGCGCTATTTTGCGCTGGTAAAAGTCGACAGTGTGAATAATGAAGCGCCTGAAAACACCAAGCACAAAATTCTGTTTGAAAACCTGACGCCACTGTTTCCGACCGTGCCATTAAAGCTAGAACGGGATATTCGCGGTGAAGAAAACATTACCAGTCGCGTCATCGACATGATCGCCCCGATTGGTAAAGGCCAACGTGCATTGCTGGTCGCGAGCCCAAAAAGCGGTAAAACCGTGATGTTGCAAAACATCGCGCACGCGATTACAGCCAACCATCCTGACTGTATTATGATCGTGCTACTAATTGACGAACGTCCAGAAGAAGTCACCGAGATGACACGCTCGGTGCGCGGCGAAGTGGTGGCCTCGACCTTTGATGAACCAGCCACACGCCACGTGCAAGTGGCAGAAATGGTGCTTGAAAAAGCCAAACGTTTAATTGAGCACAAAAAAGATGTGGTCATTTTGCTGGACTCGATTACCCGTCTGGCACGTGCTTACAACACCGTGATCCCATCATCAGGCAAGGTGCTAACCGGTGGTGTCGACGCTAACGCGCTACAAAAGCCTAAGCGTTTCTTTGGTGCTGCGCGTAACGTAGAAGAAGGCGGTTCACTGACCATCATCGCGACCGCACTGGTAGATACTGGGTCACGTATGGATGATGTGATTTACGAGGAGTTTAAGGGCACGGGCAACATGGAAATCCACTTGGATAGACGCATGGCCGAAAAACGTACCTATCCTGCGATCAACGTCAACAAATCCGGTACACGCCGCGAAGAATTACTGCTGGACAAAGATGTACTACAAAAAATCTGGGTATTGCGTAAACTGCTCTATCCGATGGATGACCTTGAGGCGATGGAGTTCTTGCTGGACAAAATCAAGGCGACCAAGAGCAACAATGACTTCTTTGACAGTATGCGTCGCGGCTAA
- the fdhF gene encoding formate dehydrogenase subunit alpha — protein MDDIKYSSSQPQTPKYDPEKDYGTPKSDSTTLVTLNIDGVEVTVPEGTSIMHAAQLGGVTVPKLCATDSLEPFGSCRLCLVEIEGRRGYPASCTTPVAPGLKVKTQTPKLADVRRGVMELYISDHPLDCLTCSANGDCELQDMAGAVGLREVRYGYEGENHLGQTKDESNPYFTFDASKCIVCSRCVRACEETQGTFALTIQGRGFDSKVSAGGKDFLDSECVSCGACVQACPTATLMEKTVIEAGTPEHKVTTTCAYCGVGCSFDAEMKGEQVVRMTPSKEGGANHGHSCVKGRFAWGYATHADRITTPMIRKSIHDPWQKVGWDEAFNYAAAEILRIQQQYGKEAVGGITSSRCTNEEVYVTQKLVRAVFGVNNVDTCARVCHSPTGYGLKQTIGESAGTQTFDSVMKSDVIFVMGANPTDGHPVFGSIMKRRLREGAKLIVVDPREIDLVANSPHLRADYHLKLRPGTNVAMVSAISHVIVTEGLVQEAFVQERCEWDSFVAWRDFAAKAENSPEALEEALGVPAAEVRAAARLYATGGNAAIYYGLGVTEHSQGSTAVMGIANLAMATGNVGREGVGINPLRGQNNVQGSCDMGSMPHEFPGYRHVSDDVTRAQFEQAWGVPLSADPGLRIPNMLDLATEGSFKALYCVGEDIAQSDPDTQHVTHALESMECVIVQDLFLNETAKFAHVFFPGASFLEKSGTFTNAERRISPVRRVMTPKNGLREEGPQEAGLEDWEITAKFSAALGYPMQYAHASEIMDEIAALTPTFSGVSFKKLDELGSIQWPCNDEAPQGTPTMHVDGFVRGKGKFFITQYVPTTERVNQKFPLILTTGRILSQYNVGAQTRRTQNVAWHHEDLIEIHPHDAEDRGLVDGDWVGISSRAGQTVLRAKITDRVQPGVVYTTFHHPESGANVITTDNSDWATNCPEYKVTAVQVSKVNQLSDWQKQYRSFSDTQVELSGMDPSTVAS, from the coding sequence ATGGATGACATCAAATACAGCTCTTCGCAACCACAGACACCCAAATATGATCCCGAAAAGGATTACGGTACGCCAAAGTCGGACAGTACCACTTTGGTAACACTTAATATTGATGGCGTGGAGGTCACGGTGCCTGAAGGCACTTCGATCATGCATGCGGCGCAGCTAGGCGGGGTGACCGTGCCCAAGCTGTGTGCGACTGACTCATTAGAGCCTTTTGGTTCTTGCCGTTTGTGTCTGGTTGAAATTGAAGGGCGCAGAGGATATCCCGCGTCATGCACTACCCCCGTGGCGCCCGGACTAAAAGTGAAAACGCAAACGCCAAAACTGGCGGATGTTCGCCGCGGCGTGATGGAATTGTATATCTCAGACCACCCATTAGATTGTCTGACTTGCAGCGCAAATGGCGATTGCGAGTTACAAGACATGGCAGGGGCGGTTGGTCTGCGGGAGGTTCGCTATGGCTACGAAGGCGAAAACCACCTTGGGCAAACCAAAGATGAATCCAACCCTTATTTCACCTTTGATGCTTCTAAATGTATCGTCTGCTCACGTTGTGTGCGGGCATGTGAAGAGACCCAAGGCACGTTTGCATTGACGATTCAAGGCCGTGGTTTTGACAGCAAGGTGTCGGCAGGCGGTAAAGACTTTCTAGACTCTGAATGTGTTTCTTGCGGTGCCTGCGTGCAAGCTTGCCCCACCGCCACTTTAATGGAAAAAACCGTGATTGAGGCGGGGACCCCTGAGCATAAAGTAACCACGACCTGCGCGTATTGCGGCGTAGGGTGTAGCTTTGATGCGGAAATGAAAGGCGAGCAAGTGGTGCGCATGACGCCCAGCAAAGAAGGTGGCGCCAATCACGGTCATAGCTGTGTCAAAGGCCGTTTTGCCTGGGGTTATGCTACCCATGCGGATCGCATCACAACGCCGATGATTCGCAAAAGCATTCACGATCCTTGGCAAAAAGTCGGCTGGGATGAAGCATTTAACTACGCCGCCGCTGAGATCTTACGTATTCAACAGCAATACGGTAAAGAAGCCGTGGGCGGCATCACTTCTAGCCGTTGCACCAACGAAGAAGTTTATGTGACACAAAAATTGGTGCGTGCGGTGTTCGGTGTGAACAACGTCGACACTTGTGCCCGTGTCTGCCATAGCCCGACTGGCTATGGCTTGAAGCAAACGATTGGTGAGTCGGCGGGCACGCAGACCTTTGACTCAGTGATGAAGTCTGATGTGATTTTTGTCATGGGGGCTAACCCAACGGATGGTCACCCTGTCTTTGGCTCCATCATGAAACGTCGCTTGCGCGAAGGCGCGAAACTGATTGTGGTTGATCCACGTGAGATTGATCTGGTAGCCAATTCGCCGCATCTGCGTGCGGATTACCACTTAAAATTGCGTCCTGGTACCAATGTCGCCATGGTGTCTGCGATCTCGCATGTGATTGTGACTGAGGGCTTGGTGCAAGAAGCATTTGTGCAAGAACGATGCGAATGGGATTCGTTTGTGGCGTGGCGAGATTTCGCAGCGAAAGCTGAAAACTCACCCGAAGCGCTCGAAGAAGCCTTAGGCGTGCCAGCAGCAGAGGTGCGTGCCGCGGCACGCCTGTATGCAACCGGTGGCAATGCCGCCATTTATTATGGCCTCGGGGTCACTGAACATAGCCAAGGCTCTACCGCCGTAATGGGGATTGCCAATCTGGCCATGGCCACCGGCAATGTCGGGCGTGAGGGTGTGGGGATAAACCCGCTGCGTGGTCAAAATAACGTGCAAGGCTCATGCGATATGGGCTCTATGCCACATGAGTTCCCTGGCTATCGCCATGTGTCTGATGATGTGACGCGTGCCCAGTTTGAGCAAGCGTGGGGGGTGCCACTGAGTGCAGACCCCGGCTTACGTATCCCCAACATGTTAGACCTCGCCACTGAAGGCAGCTTTAAGGCTTTGTATTGTGTCGGTGAGGATATCGCACAGTCAGACCCAGATACGCAACATGTGACGCATGCACTTGAAAGTATGGAGTGCGTGATTGTGCAAGACTTGTTCTTGAACGAAACAGCCAAATTTGCGCATGTGTTTTTCCCTGGGGCCTCTTTCCTTGAGAAGAGCGGGACATTTACCAATGCGGAGCGCCGAATCTCGCCTGTGCGCAGAGTGATGACGCCCAAAAACGGCCTGCGTGAAGAGGGTCCTCAAGAGGCTGGTTTAGAAGATTGGGAGATCACGGCTAAATTCTCGGCAGCGCTGGGATACCCAATGCAGTATGCGCATGCTAGCGAAATTATGGATGAAATCGCGGCATTGACGCCGACGTTCTCCGGTGTCAGCTTCAAAAAACTCGACGAGCTGGGGAGTATCCAGTGGCCTTGTAACGATGAAGCGCCGCAGGGCACGCCAACCATGCACGTGGATGGTTTTGTGCGTGGCAAAGGTAAGTTCTTTATCACGCAGTATGTGCCGACCACAGAGCGCGTGAATCAGAAATTCCCACTCATTCTGACCACTGGCCGTATTTTGTCCCAGTACAACGTTGGCGCGCAGACACGACGCACTCAAAATGTGGCATGGCACCACGAAGACCTGATCGAGATCCATCCGCACGATGCGGAAGACCGCGGTCTGGTCGACGGTGATTGGGTCGGCATATCCAGCCGCGCGGGTCAAACCGTATTACGCGCTAAAATTACCGACCGGGTACAGCCTGGCGTGGTCTATACCACGTTCCATCATCCGGAGTCTGGCGCGAATGTGATTACGACCGATAACTCAGATTGGGCGACCAATTGCCCCGAGTACAAAGTGACTGCGGTGCAAGTGTCAAAAGTGAATCAATTGTCGGATTGGCAAAAGCAATATCGTTCATTTAGTGACACGCAAGTGGAGTTGTCCGGCATGGACCCGAGCACGGTTGCTTCTTGA
- the rpmE gene encoding 50S ribosomal protein L31 translates to MKADIHPNYPEINVTCSCGNKFQTRSTSGKDFNIEVCSQCHPFYTGKQKIVDTAGRVEKFRQKYGM, encoded by the coding sequence ATGAAAGCTGACATCCACCCAAATTATCCGGAAATTAACGTCACATGTAGTTGTGGCAACAAGTTCCAAACTCGTTCTACCAGCGGCAAAGACTTCAACATTGAAGTTTGTTCACAATGCCACCCTTTCTACACTGGTAAACAGAAGATTGTTGATACCGCCGGTCGCGTTGAGAAATTCCGCCAAAAATACGGCATGTAA
- the fdhD gene encoding formate dehydrogenase accessory sulfurtransferase FdhD, with translation MVADLGDADVCVVSDSSEWAPMDAQQAVTRLTVARWQDAAPNDVDDAVAQEVPIALVYNGISHVVMLATPADLEDFAYGFSFTEGIISARGQIYGVDSQALFHADGQLQGIELHISLAAEQFAALKAQRRNLTGRTGCGLCGAERLQQVFKPLKPAEEPGVAVSLKAIEMALSGLRAQQPLQQLTGATHATAIVDQQGQVLCVREDVGRHNALDKLIGSLLRQRYDFSTFWRQHWVLTTSRASYEMVQKVAICGGSALIALSAPTALAVQLARQYRCLLVGFAKSTQCVVYSGGLAPGDSHESYKKE, from the coding sequence ATGGTAGCGGATTTGGGTGACGCCGATGTGTGTGTGGTGTCCGACAGCAGCGAGTGGGCACCCATGGATGCGCAGCAGGCCGTCACTAGGCTGACGGTTGCCCGCTGGCAAGATGCAGCGCCTAACGATGTGGATGATGCAGTGGCGCAAGAAGTGCCGATTGCGCTGGTCTACAATGGGATTTCGCATGTCGTGATGCTGGCCACGCCGGCTGACCTTGAAGACTTTGCTTACGGCTTTTCATTCACCGAGGGCATTATTTCTGCGCGTGGGCAAATTTATGGCGTAGATAGCCAAGCTTTGTTTCATGCCGATGGACAATTGCAAGGCATTGAATTGCATATTTCCTTGGCAGCGGAACAGTTTGCAGCGTTGAAAGCCCAACGTCGCAACTTAACCGGCCGCACCGGCTGTGGATTATGCGGTGCTGAACGGTTGCAGCAAGTGTTTAAACCACTCAAGCCAGCGGAGGAGCCTGGCGTGGCAGTCTCTCTAAAAGCAATTGAAATGGCATTGTCGGGTCTGCGTGCGCAGCAGCCCCTGCAGCAATTAACCGGTGCCACCCATGCGACGGCGATCGTCGACCAGCAGGGGCAAGTCTTATGTGTGCGTGAAGATGTGGGTCGGCATAACGCACTCGATAAATTGATCGGTAGTCTGTTGCGGCAGCGGTATGATTTCTCGACATTTTGGCGGCAGCATTGGGTGCTGACCACCAGTCGTGCCAGTTATGAAATGGTGCAAAAAGTCGCAATCTGTGGCGGAAGCGCGCTGATCGCACTGTCTGCGCCAACCGCTTTGGCTGTGCAGTTGGCTCGTCAGTATCGCTGTTTGCTGGTTGGCTTTGCCAAGTCAACGCAATGCGTGGTGTACAGCGGCGGGCTCGCGCCAGGTGATAGTCACGAGTCTTACAAGAAAGAGTGA
- the trxA gene encoding thioredoxin TrxA — translation MSDNITHLSDASFEQEVLQSTVPVLVDYWAEWCGPCKMIAPILDDISKEYAGRLKVAKLNIDDNQNTPPKYGIRGIPTLMLFKNGNVEATKVGALSKSQLSAFIDSNI, via the coding sequence ATGAGCGACAACATTACCCATTTAAGCGACGCCAGCTTTGAACAAGAAGTATTGCAATCCACCGTCCCTGTGTTAGTGGATTATTGGGCAGAATGGTGCGGCCCTTGTAAAATGATCGCCCCGATTCTAGATGACATCAGCAAAGAGTACGCTGGGCGCTTAAAAGTGGCAAAACTGAATATTGATGATAATCAGAATACCCCACCAAAATATGGCATTCGTGGCATTCCAACCCTGATGTTGTTTAAAAACGGCAATGTTGAAGCGACCAAAGTCGGTGCATTGTCCAAATCACAACTCAGCGCGTTTATCGACAGCAATATTTAA
- a CDS encoding BON domain-containing protein, with the protein MTQTIFTRTLPAIALLLLSTQLSGCFPAVVGGAAAGGAMAADRRTSGIYVEDENIELKTLKRLSQYMDKASHINVTSYNRIVLLSGEVPNESQLKQAETLTREISNVRNIHNGLTVAPASTLGDRSNDTYITTKVKTRFVSERLFPANIVKVVTEGSVVYLMGIVTEKEATDAVEIARTTEGVSKVVKVFEYSK; encoded by the coding sequence ATGACTCAAACAATATTCACCAGAACGCTCCCCGCGATTGCTTTGCTGTTGCTCAGTACACAACTAAGCGGATGCTTTCCCGCTGTGGTCGGTGGCGCAGCTGCCGGTGGCGCCATGGCCGCTGATCGTCGTACTTCTGGCATTTATGTAGAAGATGAAAACATCGAACTGAAAACGCTGAAACGGCTGTCGCAATACATGGACAAAGCCTCGCACATTAACGTCACCAGCTATAACCGCATTGTGCTGCTATCAGGCGAAGTGCCCAATGAGAGTCAGCTGAAACAAGCAGAAACCCTCACCCGTGAGATTTCCAATGTGCGCAACATTCACAACGGCCTCACGGTTGCACCCGCCTCTACGCTTGGCGACCGCAGCAACGACACCTATATCACCACCAAAGTCAAAACGCGCTTTGTGAGCGAACGCCTGTTCCCAGCCAACATCGTCAAAGTGGTGACCGAAGGCAGTGTGGTTTACTTGATGGGCATCGTCACTGAAAAAGAGGCCACGGATGCGGTCGAGATCGCCCGCACGACAGAGGGCGTCAGCAAAGTGGTGAAAGTGTTTGAATACTCCAAATAA
- a CDS encoding YraN family protein, whose protein sequence is MKLNPNNQGGAAELAAARFLQQQGLMLLAQNYSCRFGEIDLIMRDKQTLVFVEVRLRSHQAFASAADSIDYRKQQKLIRVAQFYLQSHDLNLACRFDAVLFDNTQYRSPDWIRNAIDT, encoded by the coding sequence ATGAAACTCAATCCAAACAATCAAGGGGGGGCTGCGGAACTTGCAGCGGCTAGGTTTTTGCAACAGCAGGGCCTAATGCTCCTAGCACAAAACTATAGCTGCCGTTTTGGGGAGATCGATCTCATCATGCGAGACAAACAGACGTTGGTGTTTGTGGAGGTACGGTTACGCAGCCATCAGGCGTTTGCAAGTGCGGCAGACAGTATCGACTATCGAAAGCAACAAAAACTCATACGCGTCGCCCAGTTTTATCTGCAATCGCACGACCTCAATCTTGCTTGCCGCTTCGACGCCGTGCTGTTTGATAACACCCAATACCGCTCGCCCGACTGGATTCGTAATGCAATAGACACATAA
- a CDS encoding DUF3579 domain-containing protein, translated as MENQEIIIQGITLAGKPFRPSDWVDRMCSTYATFGDDKKLRYSPYLKPKLVNNVRSLSVDMKLKDVNPAGFEQLIQFAKENQLSVINPAGEAVTI; from the coding sequence ATGGAAAATCAGGAAATTATTATTCAGGGCATCACATTGGCTGGTAAGCCATTTCGCCCAAGCGACTGGGTGGATCGCATGTGTAGCACCTATGCCACTTTTGGCGATGACAAAAAACTGCGCTATTCACCCTACCTGAAGCCCAAGCTGGTGAATAATGTGCGTAGCTTGTCGGTGGACATGAAACTCAAAGACGTCAATCCTGCCGGCTTTGAACAACTGATCCAATTTGCCAAAGAAAATCAGCTCAGCGTAATCAATCCAGCGGGCGAAGCCGTCACCATTTAG
- a CDS encoding ArnT family glycosyltransferase has product MQFYIDHDWQENMATPRAKVGERAKTHLLIFLCAIWLCVGLIGHSPWKPFESQSISIIQSLIEHPFLSANSWTQGAWIAPVSAGHPALETPPLFYWVATGFAYVLSPILPTHDAARLSVGFWMLLTLIMTGLSGRELWNLGVGRQTNFVFIGCLGLVVSAHTMMPAVATLSGITMAFYALALVMRKPLRAMWLLSGGLLIAFLAGGVMPMLIIVLSVISLLLLPAIRQQHPTYRAMLAGIMLAIPGILLWSWCCQQWAPALWQGWWQAQWQFQLPGNHAYFVRTLAWYAWPALPFAMWGVWRFRQTVLHTYRFQLALIFFSIAFVLIGFSSDRSEVAALPLLVPLTVLAAGSIETLKRGAAGALNWFGLILFGILIAMAWLGWWAMLNGSPLKLYQRLSYLSGLQTIPFNLLYGAIAVAVTLIWLSIVLRAKHSNRSSATNWAIGMTCAWTVFMSLWLPMIEAARTYQPLFEDLRKHLPAHYNCIHTQNIGASQEDLLHYHAGIRLKDHEPAKATQCDLFLIEDQPGKRHVLPGEDWRVIWEGQQTRQNRESFRLLQRH; this is encoded by the coding sequence ATGCAGTTTTACATTGATCACGACTGGCAAGAAAACATGGCGACTCCACGTGCCAAGGTGGGTGAGCGCGCCAAAACCCACCTACTGATTTTCCTTTGCGCCATCTGGCTGTGTGTAGGGTTAATTGGTCACTCCCCCTGGAAGCCGTTTGAATCGCAATCCATCAGCATCATTCAATCACTGATCGAGCATCCGTTTTTATCCGCAAACAGCTGGACGCAAGGCGCTTGGATTGCCCCCGTCTCCGCTGGGCATCCCGCGCTAGAGACGCCGCCTTTATTTTATTGGGTCGCCACCGGTTTTGCCTATGTGCTTTCGCCGATACTTCCGACCCACGATGCGGCCAGACTGAGTGTCGGATTTTGGATGCTGCTGACCCTCATCATGACGGGCCTGAGTGGTCGGGAACTGTGGAATTTAGGCGTCGGTCGACAAACCAATTTTGTATTTATCGGCTGCTTAGGATTGGTCGTCAGCGCACACACCATGATGCCAGCCGTTGCAACATTGAGCGGCATTACCATGGCTTTTTACGCATTGGCGCTAGTGATGCGCAAACCTTTGCGCGCCATGTGGTTGCTGAGTGGCGGGCTGTTGATTGCCTTTTTGGCCGGCGGCGTCATGCCCATGCTAATCATTGTGTTATCCGTCATTAGCCTGTTATTACTACCGGCAATCCGCCAGCAGCATCCCACCTATCGAGCGATGTTAGCAGGTATCATGCTCGCAATACCCGGCATTCTGCTGTGGAGCTGGTGTTGTCAACAGTGGGCGCCCGCGCTATGGCAAGGATGGTGGCAAGCGCAATGGCAGTTCCAACTGCCTGGCAATCATGCTTACTTCGTCAGAACACTTGCTTGGTACGCATGGCCTGCGTTGCCATTTGCCATGTGGGGCGTTTGGCGCTTCAGGCAGACAGTGCTGCACACCTATCGCTTCCAACTCGCATTGATTTTTTTCAGCATTGCTTTTGTATTGATTGGCTTTTCGAGTGATCGCAGTGAAGTGGCCGCATTGCCTTTATTGGTGCCACTGACTGTTCTCGCCGCCGGCAGTATTGAGACGCTTAAACGTGGAGCAGCTGGGGCTTTAAACTGGTTCGGTTTAATCCTGTTTGGTATTTTAATCGCCATGGCTTGGCTTGGCTGGTGGGCGATGTTGAACGGCTCTCCGCTCAAACTGTATCAGCGCTTGAGTTATCTATCCGGTCTGCAAACGATCCCATTTAACCTGCTCTATGGCGCTATTGCCGTCGCGGTCACCCTGATTTGGTTATCTATCGTTTTACGTGCCAAACACTCCAACCGCTCCAGCGCGACAAACTGGGCGATCGGCATGACCTGCGCTTGGACGGTATTTATGAGTTTGTGGCTGCCGATGATTGAAGCCGCACGCACTTATCAGCCGTTATTTGAGGATTTGCGCAAACACTTGCCAGCTCATTACAACTGCATTCATACCCAAAACATCGGCGCGTCGCAGGAGGATTTACTCCACTACCATGCCGGCATCAGGCTGAAGGATCACGAGCCAGCCAAAGCGACGCAATGCGATTTGTTTCTAATTGAAGATCAGCCAGGCAAACGCCACGTCTTACCTGGGGAAGATTGGCGAGTCATCTGGGAAGGTCAGCAAACGCGGCAGAATCGGGAATCTTTTAGACTGCTACAACGCCATTGA